The Drosophila mauritiana strain mau12 chromosome 2R, ASM438214v1, whole genome shotgun sequence genome has a segment encoding these proteins:
- the LOC117137374 gene encoding myocyte-specific enhancer factor 2 isoform X8 has translation MGRKKIQISRITDERNRQVTFNKRKFGVMKKAYELSVLCDCEIALIIFSSSNKLYQYASTDMDRVLLKYTEYNEPHESLTNKNIIEKENKNGVMSPDSPEAETDYTLTPRTEAKYNKIDEEFQNMMQRNQMAIGGAGAPRQLPNSSYTLPVSVPVPGSYGDNLLQASPQMSHTNISPRPSSSETDSAHHLSIKQQSPGSQNGRASNLRVVIPPTIAPIPPNMSAPDDGGYADQRQSQTSLNTPVVTLQTPIPALTSYSFGAQDFSSSGVMNSADIMSLNTWHQGLVPHSSLSHLAVSNSTPPPATSPVSIKVKAEPQSPPRDLSASGHQQNSNGSTGSGGSSSCTSSNASGGAGGGGAVSAANVITHLNNVSVLAGGPSGQGGGGGGGGSNGNVEQATNLSVLSHAQQHHLVMSNSRPSSTGHITPTPGHDKYEGYPYRALMGHNPRWNFAGAPSSDQDVRLAAVAVQQQQQQQHQQQQLGDYDAPNHKRPRISGGWGT, from the exons ATGGGCCgcaaaaaaattcaaatatcaCGCATCACCGATGAACGCAATCGGCAG GTGACCTTCAACAAGCGCAAGTTCGGCGTGATGAAGAAGGCCTACGAGTTGTCCGTGCTCTGCGACTGCGAGATCGCCCTGATCATCTTCTCGTCGAGCAACAAGCTGTACCAGTACGCCAGCACCGACATGGATCGCGTCCTGCTCAAGTACACCGAGTACAACGAGCCCCACGAGTCCCTCACCAACAAGAACATCATCGAG AAGGAGAACAAGAACGGCGTGATGTCGCCGGACTCGCCCGAAGCCGAAACGGACTACACACTCACTCCGCGAACGGAGGCCAAGTACAACAAGATCGACGAGGAGTTCCAGAACATGATGCAGCGCAACCAGATGGCCATCGGTGGTGCTGGTGCCCCTCGCCAGCTTCCAAACAGCAGCTATACGCTGCCTGTTTCTGTTCCGGTGCCGGGATCCTACGGCGACaacctgctgcaggccagtcCACAGATGTCCCACACCAACATCAGCCCCCGTCCATCGAGTTCGGAGACGGATTCAG CCCACCACTTGTCCATTAAGCAGCAGTCGCCGGGCAGCCAGAACGGACGAGCTTCCAATCTAAGGGTCGTCATACCGCCCACAATTGCGCCCATACCGCCCAATATGTCAGCGCCGGATGACGGGGGATATGCAGAT CAACGACAGAGCCAGACATCGCTTAACACGCCAGTGGTCACGCTGCAGACGCCGATTCCCGCCCTCACGAGCTATTCCTTCGGGGCGCAGGACTTCTCCTCATCCGGCGTAATGAACAGCGCGGATATCATGAGCCTCAACACCTGGCATCAGGGCCTGGTGCCGCACTCTAG TCTCTCGCACCTGGCTGTCTCGAATAGCACGCCGCCGCCCGCCACCTCCCCCGTCTCCATAAAGGTCAAGGCTGAGCCGCAGTCGCCGCCGAGAGATCTTTCCGCCAGCGGCCATCAGCAGAACAGCAATGGTTCCACGGGCAGCGGCGGATCGAGCAGCTGCACCAGTAGCAACGCCagcggaggagcaggaggcggTGGAGCCGTCAGTGCAGCCAATGTCATTACGCACTTGAACAACGTCAGTGTTCTGGCGGGAGGTCCTTCGGGACAgggaggcggaggcggaggcggcggCAGCAACGGGAATGTCGAGCAGGCCACCAATCTTAGCGTACTGAGCCACGCGCAGCAACATCACCTGGTCATGTCCAACTCTCGGCCCTCGTCCACGGGCCACATCACACCCACTCCAG GGCATGATAAGTATGAAGGATATCCGTACCGCGCGCTAATGGGACATAATCCTAGATGGAATTTTGCCG GTGCGCCGAGCAGCGACCAGGATGTGCGTCTGGCAGCCGTCGccgtgcagcagcaacagcagcagcaacatcagcagcagcaactagGCGACTACGATGCCCCCAACCACAAACGGCCGAGAATATCGGGCGGATGGGGCACATAG
- the LOC117137374 gene encoding myocyte-specific enhancer factor 2 isoform X7 — translation MGRKKIQISRITDERNRQVTFNKRKFGVMKKAYELSVLCDCEIALIIFSSSNKLYQYASTDMDRVLLKYTEYNEPHESLTNKNIIEKENKNGVMSPDSPEAETDYTLTPRTEAKYNKIDEEFQNMMQRNQMAIGGAGAPRQLPNSSYTLPVSVPVPGSYGDNLLQASPQMSHTNISPRPSSSETDSAHHLSIKQQSPGSQNGRASNLRVVIPPTIAPIPPNMSAPDDGGYADQRQSQTSLNTPVVTLQTPIPALTSYSFGAQDFSSSGVMNSADIMSLNTWHQGLVPHSSLSHLAVSNSTPPPATSPVSIKVKAEPQSPPRDLSASGHQQNSNGSTGSGGSSSCTSSNASGGAGGGGAVSAANVITHLNNVSVLAGGPSGQGGGGGGGGSNGNVEQATNLSVLSHAQQHHLVMSNSRPSSTGHITPTPGHDKYEGYPYRALMGHNPRWNFADFIILNAGAPSSDQDVRLAAVAVQQQQQQQHQQQQLGDYDAPNHKRPRISGGWGT, via the exons ATGGGCCgcaaaaaaattcaaatatcaCGCATCACCGATGAACGCAATCGGCAG GTGACCTTCAACAAGCGCAAGTTCGGCGTGATGAAGAAGGCCTACGAGTTGTCCGTGCTCTGCGACTGCGAGATCGCCCTGATCATCTTCTCGTCGAGCAACAAGCTGTACCAGTACGCCAGCACCGACATGGATCGCGTCCTGCTCAAGTACACCGAGTACAACGAGCCCCACGAGTCCCTCACCAACAAGAACATCATCGAG AAGGAGAACAAGAACGGCGTGATGTCGCCGGACTCGCCCGAAGCCGAAACGGACTACACACTCACTCCGCGAACGGAGGCCAAGTACAACAAGATCGACGAGGAGTTCCAGAACATGATGCAGCGCAACCAGATGGCCATCGGTGGTGCTGGTGCCCCTCGCCAGCTTCCAAACAGCAGCTATACGCTGCCTGTTTCTGTTCCGGTGCCGGGATCCTACGGCGACaacctgctgcaggccagtcCACAGATGTCCCACACCAACATCAGCCCCCGTCCATCGAGTTCGGAGACGGATTCAG CCCACCACTTGTCCATTAAGCAGCAGTCGCCGGGCAGCCAGAACGGACGAGCTTCCAATCTAAGGGTCGTCATACCGCCCACAATTGCGCCCATACCGCCCAATATGTCAGCGCCGGATGACGGGGGATATGCAGAT CAACGACAGAGCCAGACATCGCTTAACACGCCAGTGGTCACGCTGCAGACGCCGATTCCCGCCCTCACGAGCTATTCCTTCGGGGCGCAGGACTTCTCCTCATCCGGCGTAATGAACAGCGCGGATATCATGAGCCTCAACACCTGGCATCAGGGCCTGGTGCCGCACTCTAG TCTCTCGCACCTGGCTGTCTCGAATAGCACGCCGCCGCCCGCCACCTCCCCCGTCTCCATAAAGGTCAAGGCTGAGCCGCAGTCGCCGCCGAGAGATCTTTCCGCCAGCGGCCATCAGCAGAACAGCAATGGTTCCACGGGCAGCGGCGGATCGAGCAGCTGCACCAGTAGCAACGCCagcggaggagcaggaggcggTGGAGCCGTCAGTGCAGCCAATGTCATTACGCACTTGAACAACGTCAGTGTTCTGGCGGGAGGTCCTTCGGGACAgggaggcggaggcggaggcggcggCAGCAACGGGAATGTCGAGCAGGCCACCAATCTTAGCGTACTGAGCCACGCGCAGCAACATCACCTGGTCATGTCCAACTCTCGGCCCTCGTCCACGGGCCACATCACACCCACTCCAG GGCATGATAAGTATGAAGGATATCCGTACCGCGCGCTAATGGGACATAATCCTAGATGGAATTTTGCCG ACTTCATTATCCTTAATGCAGGTGCGCCGAGCAGCGACCAGGATGTGCGTCTGGCAGCCGTCGccgtgcagcagcaacagcagcagcaacatcagcagcagcaactagGCGACTACGATGCCCCCAACCACAAACGGCCGAGAATATCGGGCGGATGGGGCACATAG